A single window of Granulibacter bethesdensis DNA harbors:
- the glpX gene encoding class II fructose-bisphosphatase — MAETPTHSDRNLALELVRVTEAAGLAASRWMGRGDKNAADGAAVEGMRKAFDSVAINGTVVIGEGEMDEAPMLYIGETVGAGGPAMDIAVDPLEGTTLTAKGGPNAMAVLALAEAGNFLHAPDIYMDKIAVGPGLPDGVVDLDNSVESNLRNLAKAKKMELSDLVVCVLDRDRHKEIVAKAREVGSRIMMISDGDVFGAMAAAMPDTGIDIYLGSGGAPEGVLAAAALRCIGGQMQGRLMYESQEQEDRARAMGITDPRRKYSAEEMAKGDVMFAATGVTGGPMLRGVRMFAAGAYTHSVVMRSKSGTIRYVEAYHNFNTKTW; from the coding sequence ATGGCCGAGACACCTACACATAGTGACCGTAACCTTGCACTGGAACTGGTGCGTGTTACGGAAGCGGCCGGACTGGCCGCCTCCCGCTGGATGGGGCGGGGCGACAAGAACGCCGCCGATGGTGCAGCGGTCGAGGGCATGCGCAAGGCTTTCGACTCTGTTGCAATCAACGGCACCGTGGTCATCGGCGAAGGCGAAATGGACGAAGCGCCGATGCTGTATATCGGCGAGACCGTCGGTGCTGGCGGCCCCGCCATGGATATCGCGGTCGATCCGCTGGAAGGCACCACGCTGACCGCCAAGGGCGGCCCCAATGCCATGGCGGTGCTGGCGCTGGCCGAGGCCGGCAATTTTCTGCATGCCCCCGACATTTATATGGACAAGATCGCGGTCGGGCCGGGCCTGCCGGACGGGGTGGTTGATCTCGATAACTCTGTCGAAAGCAACCTGCGCAATCTGGCGAAAGCCAAGAAAATGGAGCTGTCCGATCTGGTCGTCTGCGTGCTGGATCGCGACCGGCACAAGGAAATCGTCGCCAAGGCACGTGAAGTTGGCAGCCGCATCATGATGATCAGCGATGGCGACGTATTCGGTGCCATGGCTGCTGCCATGCCCGATACCGGCATCGACATTTATCTCGGCTCCGGTGGTGCACCGGAAGGCGTTCTGGCAGCAGCGGCGCTTCGTTGTATCGGGGGCCAGATGCAGGGGCGTCTGATGTATGAATCGCAGGAGCAGGAAGACCGCGCCCGCGCCATGGGCATCACCGATCCACGTCGCAAATACAGCGCCGAGGAAATGGCAAAGGGCGATGTCATGTTCGCCGCCACCGGCGTTACCGGCGGTCCGATGCTGCGTGGCGTGCGTATGTTCGCTGCCGGAGCGTATACGCATTCCGTGGTAATGCGCAGCAAGTCCGGCACCATTCGCTATGTCGAGGCCTATCACAACTTCAACACCAAGACTTGGTAA
- a CDS encoding YncE family protein yields the protein MISRLARFFLLIGLTVPGAVSRPSTAQAEGLAFVINSNDATISLIDITSRQEVKRIPVLREPHHMALTPDEKSLLVGDTTGNTMFFLDPLTGAEQKRIVFSDPYQIQFSPDGRWLVSAALARDQIDIYDGHSFKLLHRIQAPSMPSHINFTPDSKVAFVSLQKTSKVIAFSPETGKILWEQKSGRTPAGVLYLNGKLLVGDMGEDTIAVMDPVTGKLERKIRTGKGAHNLFLSPDGKVLYVCNRVGGTISLLDPSTLTVKKEFVIPGGPDDLDFAPDGSIWATRRWAHTVAIINPKDGSFTTIPTGRSPHGIWLNTHLAAPVRSSSTRAP from the coding sequence ATGATCTCACGGTTGGCTCGCTTCTTTCTTCTCATAGGGCTGACCGTGCCAGGTGCGGTGAGTCGCCCCTCAACCGCACAGGCCGAGGGACTCGCTTTTGTCATCAACAGCAACGACGCAACCATCAGCCTGATCGACATCACCAGCCGTCAGGAAGTGAAGCGCATCCCTGTTCTGCGGGAGCCGCATCATATGGCGCTCACACCAGATGAAAAATCGCTGCTGGTCGGGGATACGACCGGTAATACGATGTTCTTCCTCGATCCCCTGACCGGGGCAGAGCAGAAGCGTATCGTTTTCAGCGATCCATACCAGATCCAGTTCAGTCCGGATGGGCGTTGGCTGGTGTCTGCCGCGCTCGCCCGTGACCAGATCGACATCTATGACGGGCACAGCTTCAAGCTGCTGCACCGTATTCAGGCGCCCTCCATGCCGAGCCACATCAATTTCACGCCGGACAGCAAGGTCGCCTTCGTCTCCCTTCAGAAAACCAGCAAGGTCATAGCCTTCAGCCCTGAGACGGGTAAAATCCTGTGGGAGCAGAAATCAGGCCGCACCCCCGCCGGGGTGCTTTATCTGAACGGCAAGCTGCTGGTCGGTGATATGGGCGAGGACACTATCGCCGTCATGGACCCGGTCACCGGAAAGCTGGAACGCAAGATCCGCACCGGAAAGGGAGCCCATAACCTGTTTCTCTCCCCTGATGGCAAGGTTCTGTACGTCTGCAACCGCGTGGGCGGCACCATTAGCCTGCTCGACCCCTCAACCCTGACAGTGAAGAAGGAATTCGTCATTCCTGGCGGCCCGGATGATCTGGATTTCGCCCCAGATGGATCCATCTGGGCGACACGCCGCTGGGCCCATACAGTGGCCATCATCAATCCGAAAGATGGCAGCTTCACCACGATCCCGACTGGTCGTTCGCCGCATGGAATCTGGCTTAATACGCATCTGGCCGCTCCCGTTCGATCCTCCTCCACCCGCGCACCATAA
- a CDS encoding SRPBCC family protein, giving the protein MLKHVVVPAVLASLIATPALAVDVTKSVHIAASPAKVWSTIGKFCGIATWHPAVTKCELVDVAGAEQRTLSLKGGGTIVEQQVDRNDAKKSYTYTIQESPLPVANYKSTISVTPAKGGSEVAWVGHFDAKGASDAEAAKVIAGIYEGGLAGIAKKAK; this is encoded by the coding sequence ATGTTAAAGCATGTCGTGGTGCCTGCTGTGCTGGCCTCCCTTATTGCCACCCCGGCTTTGGCCGTGGATGTTACCAAGTCGGTCCATATTGCCGCGTCACCCGCAAAAGTATGGAGCACGATCGGCAAATTCTGTGGCATCGCCACATGGCATCCGGCCGTGACCAAATGCGAGCTGGTCGATGTGGCTGGTGCTGAGCAGCGTACCTTGTCGCTGAAAGGTGGTGGAACCATCGTGGAGCAGCAGGTTGACCGCAATGATGCAAAAAAATCCTACACCTACACGATTCAGGAAAGCCCGCTGCCGGTGGCTAATTACAAATCCACCATCAGCGTAACTCCTGCCAAGGGTGGCTCGGAAGTGGCATGGGTCGGGCATTTCGATGCCAAGGGTGCATCGGATGCGGAAGCAGCCAAGGTGATCGCTGGTATTTATGAAGGTGGTCTGGCTGGTATTGCCAAAAAGGCGAAATAA
- a CDS encoding cyclopropane-fatty-acyl-phospholipid synthase family protein — MHVPRIHWLLDRILTRIVRTGHLEVRFSDGEIRQYGAGSSPLASMVLRSPQAERRLTFNPMLAMGELYMEGELETPGCTIYDLLDVLTRDCLNTGQPWIMRLLNMLRQARKRLDQFNPAGRSRRNVAHHYDLDGRLYAQFLDQDRQYSCAYFPTGQETLEEAQFLKKRHIAAKLKLDRPDLDVLEIGSGWGGMALHLARNHGARVTGLTLSTEQLDVSRQRAAEAGLSDRVRFELMDYRAWRQPADRIVSVGMFEHVGIGHYQTFFETIRDRLRPDGIALIHAIGRAEGPGATNPWIAKYIFPGGYSPALSEVLPAVEKSALWTTDIEILRLHYALTLSHWRQRFQEARPTITSLYDERFSRMFEFYLAGCELAFRNMGHIVWQLQVSKSLTALPLTRDYMFEAERQAEG, encoded by the coding sequence ATGCATGTGCCACGTATTCACTGGCTGCTGGATCGTATCCTGACCCGGATCGTTCGGACCGGACATCTGGAAGTCCGCTTTTCTGACGGAGAGATCCGTCAATACGGGGCCGGTTCTTCTCCCTTGGCCTCTATGGTGCTCCGTTCTCCTCAGGCGGAAAGGCGTCTGACCTTTAATCCCATGCTGGCTATGGGCGAGCTTTACATGGAAGGTGAACTGGAGACGCCGGGATGCACAATCTATGATCTGCTGGATGTGCTGACGCGTGACTGTCTGAATACCGGACAGCCTTGGATCATGCGGCTGCTTAACATGCTACGCCAGGCACGAAAGCGGTTGGACCAGTTCAACCCCGCTGGCCGTTCGCGACGCAATGTCGCCCATCATTACGATCTGGACGGGCGGCTTTACGCACAGTTTCTGGATCAGGACAGGCAATATTCCTGCGCCTATTTCCCAACCGGACAGGAAACGCTTGAAGAGGCGCAGTTCCTCAAGAAACGGCATATTGCTGCCAAGTTGAAGCTGGACCGCCCTGATCTGGATGTTCTGGAAATCGGGTCTGGCTGGGGCGGTATGGCACTGCATCTGGCCCGTAACCATGGCGCGCGCGTGACCGGACTGACCCTTTCTACCGAGCAGTTGGACGTTTCGCGTCAGCGCGCGGCAGAAGCCGGGCTGAGTGATCGTGTCCGCTTTGAACTCATGGATTACCGTGCATGGCGACAGCCGGCCGACCGCATCGTTTCAGTCGGTATGTTCGAGCATGTCGGCATTGGCCACTACCAGACATTTTTTGAGACCATACGTGACAGGCTCAGACCGGATGGTATCGCCCTGATTCACGCAATCGGTCGCGCCGAGGGTCCGGGCGCCACCAATCCATGGATCGCAAAATATATTTTTCCCGGCGGATATTCTCCGGCCCTGTCGGAAGTGCTGCCTGCGGTGGAAAAATCCGCATTATGGACGACCGATATTGAAATCCTGAGGCTTCATTATGCACTGACCCTCTCGCACTGGCGTCAGCGTTTTCAGGAGGCGAGGCCGACTATTACCTCGCTGTATGACGAGCGTTTCTCACGGATGTTCGAGTTTTATCTGGCCGGATGCGAACTTGCTTTCAGAAATATGGGGCATATTGTCTGGCAATTGCAGGTCTCGAAATCCCTGACCGCTCTTCCGCTGACACGCGATTATATGTTCGAGGCGGAACGGCAGGCAGAAGGGTGA
- a CDS encoding DMT family transporter, whose protein sequence is MNSAWLYPLIVIAGALQAWGPPMNGALRVSLINPWLASIVSFLPILAVLLVLWLCIPRPMPTIDGIATMPWWAPLGGLIGAFAVVAGLMFVDKVGAGTFAGLTITANILMSLAIDHFGLLHVTPHTMSPLRMLGAVLMVSGIALIARF, encoded by the coding sequence ATGAATTCAGCCTGGCTCTATCCTCTGATTGTTATTGCCGGCGCATTACAGGCCTGGGGGCCGCCGATGAACGGTGCCCTGCGGGTTTCGCTGATCAATCCATGGCTAGCGAGCATTGTCTCCTTCCTGCCGATTCTCGCAGTCCTCCTGGTGCTTTGGCTGTGTATACCGAGGCCCATGCCAACCATTGATGGCATTGCCACCATGCCATGGTGGGCGCCTTTAGGTGGCCTGATCGGTGCCTTCGCCGTCGTGGCCGGGCTGATGTTCGTGGACAAGGTAGGGGCTGGAACTTTTGCGGGCCTGACCATCACTGCCAATATTCTGATGTCGCTCGCCATTGACCATTTCGGTCTGCTGCATGTGACTCCGCATACAATGTCACCGCTGCGGATGCTGGGGGCAGTCCTGATGGTCTCCGGCATTGCCCTGATCGCCAGATTTTAA
- the recJ gene encoding single-stranded-DNA-specific exonuclease RecJ, protein MSRPITTSTPRLGNTLTVLSSSVLRPEASTTVTDAVLGVERSLTGRAWHWRMPAGAEIAAIERLGLAISQRHGVSDLLGRLIATRGIGIDQADTFLQPTLRALMPDPSVLAGMDQAAARIAAAIMAQETVAIFGDYDVDGACGTTLMLTVLRACGCPVLYHIPDRLREGYGPNAPALLSLVERGASLIICVDCGTAAQTALSAVSGRADILVLDHHKSDTLPPAALATVNPNGPDDRSGLTMLCATGVALLTCVATFRQLRRDGWQGYEGPAPDLLEMLDLVALATVCDVMPLTGINRAFVTQGLKVMDRRNRIGIAALLEVAQMTGRVTASTCGFVLGPRINAAGRIDSADMGVRLLTATDPIAARDIAQALDSVNERRQTVESSILDAAVRDAEARIQAGDAAIVIGGEDWHPGVVGIIAGRLRERFNRPACVAGLADGLLKGSGRSVPGIDLGAAIIAAHQHGLLRSGGGHAMAAGFALPPESMPAFRTFINERLAAAALLPKAADLALDASLGAGAVTVAMAEELVQLAPFGNGNDEPLLVLPRLRCRRAERIGRDGGTIRAFLESESGHTIKALLFRAKPEDMAAPIADILLNRELRPLHLAGYLRAETWNGTTSANFCISDAALA, encoded by the coding sequence ATGTCGAGGCCTATCACAACTTCAACACCAAGACTTGGTAATACCCTGACCGTGCTCTCATCCTCCGTTCTGCGCCCGGAAGCCTCCACCACTGTTACGGACGCTGTTCTTGGGGTGGAGCGGAGCCTGACCGGTCGTGCATGGCACTGGCGCATGCCCGCAGGGGCCGAGATTGCAGCCATAGAGCGGCTTGGGCTGGCTATTTCGCAGCGTCATGGGGTGAGCGATCTGCTGGGCCGTCTGATCGCGACACGCGGCATCGGGATCGATCAGGCCGATACCTTCCTGCAACCGACCCTGCGCGCCCTGATGCCTGACCCTTCTGTTCTGGCGGGCATGGATCAGGCGGCTGCCCGCATTGCCGCCGCCATCATGGCCCAGGAGACCGTCGCCATTTTTGGCGATTACGATGTGGATGGCGCCTGCGGCACAACCCTGATGCTGACCGTACTGCGTGCCTGCGGCTGCCCGGTGCTGTATCACATCCCGGACCGGCTGAGGGAGGGATATGGCCCGAACGCCCCTGCCCTGCTGTCTCTGGTCGAGCGTGGTGCGAGCCTGATCATCTGCGTCGATTGCGGCACCGCGGCACAGACGGCGCTGTCAGCCGTCTCCGGCCGAGCCGATATTCTGGTGCTGGATCACCACAAAAGCGACACGCTGCCCCCTGCGGCTCTGGCCACCGTCAATCCGAACGGGCCTGATGATCGCTCCGGGCTGACCATGCTGTGTGCCACTGGCGTGGCGTTGCTGACCTGTGTAGCCACTTTTCGCCAGCTCCGGCGCGATGGCTGGCAGGGTTATGAAGGACCGGCTCCTGATCTGCTGGAGATGCTGGATCTGGTAGCTCTGGCGACCGTGTGTGACGTCATGCCGCTGACCGGGATCAACCGCGCCTTCGTCACGCAGGGACTGAAGGTGATGGATCGCCGCAACCGTATCGGAATTGCCGCCCTGCTGGAGGTGGCGCAGATGACAGGGCGGGTGACTGCCAGCACCTGCGGCTTCGTGCTGGGACCACGCATCAACGCAGCCGGGCGAATCGACAGCGCGGATATGGGGGTGCGGCTGCTGACCGCAACAGACCCGATTGCTGCCAGAGACATTGCCCAGGCACTCGATTCCGTGAACGAGCGCCGGCAGACTGTGGAATCCTCCATCCTTGATGCCGCAGTCAGGGACGCAGAAGCACGGATCCAAGCAGGGGATGCCGCCATCGTCATTGGTGGCGAGGATTGGCATCCGGGCGTTGTCGGCATCATTGCCGGAAGGTTGCGGGAGCGGTTCAATCGTCCAGCCTGTGTTGCGGGTTTGGCTGACGGACTGCTCAAGGGATCAGGACGCTCCGTCCCCGGAATCGATCTGGGGGCTGCCATCATCGCCGCCCATCAGCACGGCCTGTTGCGCAGCGGTGGCGGCCATGCCATGGCGGCCGGGTTCGCACTCCCCCCTGAAAGCATGCCCGCTTTCCGCACCTTTATAAATGAGCGTCTGGCCGCAGCGGCCTTGCTGCCCAAAGCCGCCGATCTGGCGCTTGATGCCAGCCTGGGTGCCGGGGCTGTCACTGTGGCCATGGCCGAGGAACTCGTCCAACTGGCACCGTTTGGAAACGGGAATGATGAACCGCTGCTCGTCCTGCCGCGACTGCGCTGCCGCAGAGCTGAGCGGATCGGGCGGGACGGCGGCACGATTCGTGCCTTTCTGGAGAGCGAATCCGGTCACACCATCAAGGCGCTGCTGTTCCGTGCCAAGCCAGAGGATATGGCTGCACCGATTGCCGATATCCTGTTGAATCGTGAATTACGCCCACTTCATCTGGCCGGTTACCTGCGTGCCGAAACCTGGAACGGCACGACGAGCGCAAACTTTTGCATTTCTGATGCCGCGCTGGCTTGA
- a CDS encoding cysteine synthase A: MSIPSAFAAPPVAASMLQAIGNTPLIRLNRASDATGCEILGKAEFMNPGGSVKDRAALAIILDAEKRGLLTPGQDGIIVEGTAGNTGIGLTLVGQARGYRSVIVMPETQSQEKIDYLRMIGADLRLVPAKPFRDPGNYVHVSRRLAEENGWVWANQFDNLANREGHRETTGREIWEQTGGKVDAFTCSCGTGGTLAGVALALKAFNPSIRITLADPHGSGLYGWVNSNDLSVEGSSVTEGIGQSRVTANLEDVQIDDAVRISDNDALRQVYDLLREEGLSIGGSAGLNVAAAIEVAKRLGPGHTIVTILCDGGARYQSKLFNPAFLTEKNLPVPEWLAA, from the coding sequence ATGAGCATACCCTCTGCCTTTGCCGCTCCGCCCGTTGCCGCCTCAATGCTTCAGGCCATCGGCAACACGCCGCTGATCCGTCTGAACAGGGCATCGGACGCTACCGGCTGTGAAATCCTCGGCAAGGCTGAGTTCATGAATCCCGGCGGCTCCGTCAAGGATCGCGCGGCTCTGGCCATTATTCTGGATGCGGAAAAGCGCGGCCTGCTGACGCCCGGTCAGGATGGAATCATCGTTGAGGGAACGGCAGGCAATACCGGCATTGGTCTTACTCTGGTCGGGCAGGCGCGTGGCTATCGTAGTGTGATCGTGATGCCGGAAACGCAGAGTCAGGAGAAAATCGACTATCTGCGCATGATCGGCGCTGATCTTCGGCTGGTTCCCGCCAAACCTTTCCGTGATCCCGGCAATTACGTGCATGTTTCCCGGCGTCTGGCCGAAGAAAACGGCTGGGTCTGGGCCAATCAGTTCGATAATCTGGCCAATCGGGAAGGCCATCGTGAAACCACAGGCCGCGAGATCTGGGAACAGACAGGCGGCAAAGTTGATGCCTTCACCTGCTCTTGTGGTACAGGGGGAACGCTGGCTGGTGTGGCCCTTGCGCTGAAGGCCTTCAACCCGTCCATCCGTATCACCTTGGCCGATCCTCATGGCAGTGGGTTGTATGGCTGGGTGAACTCCAACGATCTCTCGGTCGAGGGTAGCTCAGTCACCGAAGGAATCGGCCAGTCTCGTGTCACCGCCAATCTGGAAGATGTCCAGATCGACGATGCCGTCCGAATCAGCGATAACGATGCGCTGCGACAGGTTTATGACCTGCTGCGGGAGGAAGGGCTGTCCATCGGCGGCTCGGCAGGTCTGAATGTCGCTGCCGCGATCGAGGTTGCAAAGCGTCTCGGGCCGGGACACACCATTGTTACGATTCTTTGCGATGGTGGCGCGCGCTATCAGTCTAAGCTGTTCAACCCTGCTTTCCTGACGGAAAAGAACCTGCCGGTGCCGGAATGGCTTGCGGCATAA
- a CDS encoding sterol desaturase family protein has product MFDPFDSAAGWLQEHLLIPLLWQFNLIEWEDVSYGWALIAMYGVAQVILMYAICVPLEKWRPVERWENNRAVLTDVLYTVISRVGVLPLVSFVGFYQVQVLLNGWLTDHGYVPPTLERFIPSLTGHPYVTFAIYALILDCADYWRHRLSHQFRWWWALHSLHHAQRQMTFWSDDRNHLLDDFISALWFGAIALMIGVPPLQFPLLVLLLRLIESLAHANARISFGRIGDRLLISPRFHRAHHGILAAGQRSCNYGAVFPYWDMLFGTADFSRVYVLTGDPSGEEALHTGTYVQQQMAGLRRFIGSLRKKKPQPS; this is encoded by the coding sequence ATGTTCGACCCCTTTGACAGCGCAGCAGGCTGGCTTCAGGAACATTTGCTGATTCCCCTGCTCTGGCAGTTCAATCTGATCGAATGGGAGGATGTATCCTACGGATGGGCGTTGATCGCCATGTATGGGGTGGCACAGGTCATTCTGATGTATGCCATCTGCGTCCCTCTGGAAAAATGGCGGCCGGTCGAAAGATGGGAAAATAATCGCGCCGTGCTGACCGATGTGCTCTACACTGTTATCTCGCGCGTCGGTGTGCTGCCACTGGTCAGCTTTGTCGGGTTTTATCAGGTACAGGTGCTGCTCAATGGTTGGCTGACCGATCATGGTTACGTGCCCCCCACACTGGAGCGGTTCATCCCATCCCTGACGGGCCATCCCTATGTAACCTTTGCGATCTATGCGCTGATTCTGGATTGTGCCGATTACTGGCGACATCGGCTTAGTCATCAGTTCCGCTGGTGGTGGGCGCTTCATTCTTTGCATCATGCCCAGCGACAGATGACCTTCTGGTCCGATGACCGTAATCATCTGCTGGATGATTTCATCTCCGCACTCTGGTTTGGAGCCATCGCACTGATGATCGGCGTGCCGCCCCTTCAGTTTCCACTGCTGGTGCTGCTGCTTCGCCTGATCGAGAGTTTAGCGCATGCCAATGCACGGATCAGCTTCGGTCGCATCGGGGATAGGCTGCTGATCTCACCGCGCTTTCATCGTGCCCATCACGGGATTCTCGCCGCGGGACAAAGAAGCTGCAATTATGGGGCGGTTTTTCCCTACTGGGACATGCTGTTCGGTACAGCGGATTTCAGCCGCGTCTACGTGCTTACCGGCGATCCATCCGGTGAGGAGGCATTGCATACTGGCACCTATGTTCAGCAGCAAATGGCTGGATTACGTCGCTTCATCGGCTCCCTGCGAAAGAAAAAGCCCCAACCTTCCTGA